One genomic window of Candidatus Didemnitutus sp. includes the following:
- a CDS encoding type IV secretory system conjugative DNA transfer family protein — protein sequence MIGRSLLSLTGCLGLAWLARTSLPGSTGYWLTVVAVATAVWVAYRGFAQAAQKGTRVVLSLWGLKWTRDEACCHFFITGATGTGKTARAVVPIVHGLRSSMPETGILAVDSKGVLWKPLASMAKSLGQEESLRLIRVRPTHIRPEDWTPPLRLNLLGMPDVPWTTYAKLIVDTATAAGQRGGQAFFKETARDVITHAMHALEAADLPVTLANVHDMICISTELTKVLARLAERPGRAAEIELQYFKDFADQPPEQKSGTVYTVANFLRPYTPPDIADVFCSVEPNFSLTEVDAGRLICLSVPQTYQVERRYLNLLVKQLFFLHAFRRFDLEPEELRRRNMIVLALDEGQKTTLVSEDGFADHTTVDELREAGVCLISATQTPLSLYAAFETERKADVFMANLRTQIHFRAADEKGAKIISEKMGGRELRKYSGGVSAGRASRSWQMVDEPWFKTAVLQAMPEGRAIVRHPARIGKPLLKSLPFTSFTRANEYSSEPEGASGT from the coding sequence GTGATCGGGCGCAGTCTGCTTTCTCTGACTGGCTGTTTGGGCTTGGCATGGCTGGCTCGGACCAGCCTGCCCGGGTCCACAGGGTATTGGCTGACGGTCGTTGCCGTAGCCACTGCCGTCTGGGTCGCCTACCGCGGATTCGCGCAAGCCGCCCAGAAGGGAACCCGGGTTGTGCTAAGTCTCTGGGGGCTGAAATGGACTCGCGACGAAGCCTGCTGCCATTTCTTCATCACGGGCGCTACCGGCACGGGCAAAACCGCGCGGGCGGTCGTGCCGATCGTGCATGGACTGCGGTCCTCAATGCCGGAGACAGGGATACTGGCCGTCGATTCCAAGGGCGTGCTTTGGAAGCCGCTCGCCTCGATGGCGAAGAGCCTGGGGCAGGAGGAATCCTTGCGCCTGATTCGCGTCCGACCGACGCATATTCGCCCGGAGGATTGGACGCCCCCACTTCGGCTCAATCTCCTGGGTATGCCGGATGTTCCATGGACCACCTATGCAAAGCTGATTGTCGATACCGCCACGGCGGCCGGCCAGCGCGGGGGCCAGGCTTTCTTCAAGGAGACGGCCCGGGATGTCATCACTCACGCCATGCATGCGCTGGAGGCGGCGGATCTGCCGGTGACCCTCGCCAACGTCCACGACATGATCTGCATTTCGACCGAGCTGACGAAAGTGCTCGCCCGACTGGCAGAGCGGCCGGGACGCGCGGCCGAGATTGAACTCCAGTATTTCAAGGACTTCGCCGACCAACCTCCGGAGCAAAAGAGCGGCACCGTCTACACCGTCGCCAATTTCCTGCGCCCCTACACGCCACCGGACATCGCCGATGTCTTTTGTTCGGTGGAGCCGAATTTCTCCCTGACCGAGGTCGATGCGGGACGGCTCATCTGCTTGTCGGTCCCGCAGACGTATCAGGTGGAACGCCGTTATCTCAACCTGCTCGTGAAGCAGCTGTTCTTTCTGCACGCGTTTCGGCGGTTCGATCTCGAGCCCGAGGAGCTCCGCCGGCGGAACATGATCGTTCTCGCCCTCGATGAAGGTCAGAAGACTACCCTCGTATCGGAGGATGGCTTCGCCGACCACACGACCGTGGACGAACTTCGTGAGGCCGGCGTGTGCCTGATTTCCGCGACCCAGACGCCGTTGTCACTCTACGCAGCTTTCGAGACCGAGCGAAAGGCGGACGTGTTCATGGCAAACCTGCGCACTCAGATTCACTTTCGGGCCGCAGACGAAAAGGGTGCCAAGATCATCTCCGAAAAGATGGGCGGACGGGAACTCCGCAAATACAGCGGCGGGGTCAGCGCTGGCCGCGCCTCCCGCAGCTGGCAAATGGTTGATGAACCTTGGTTCAAAACAGCCGTGCTCCAAGCGATGCCCGAGGGCCGAGCAATCGTCCGGCATCCTGCGAGGATTGGAAAGCCGCTCCTGAAAAGTCTGCCGTTCACTTCGTTTACCCGGGCCAACGAATACAGCTCCGAGCCAGAAGGCGCGTCAGGGACCTAG
- a CDS encoding helix-turn-helix transcriptional regulator gives MVSPRGKTPHNFNTFESLQLPASILPNRRALTHGPGISIYCDRQRPKDWPEHELAATKILIALEPARCCVTWLGATGQEHSRMIGQGDLVILAPGIRHTKSWMNEAGIIMLYLSESWLRQFSQPAIEGVMIESLSELNLRDPLIGGLTNEIRQTCIPLRDDSRAHAVALGLCLASRVVHSIARSRGVSRSVVRRLSPDSMQRVATYVQAHLADRIPVATLAKEARLSPSHFNVLFKATTDLTCEQYILRTRLARAKALIETGTYTVGQVAHMTGFADHSHLTVRFTKFFGAPPRSFLPAVRTV, from the coding sequence ATGGTATCTCCACGTGGCAAGACCCCACACAACTTCAACACCTTCGAATCGCTTCAGCTTCCCGCCTCGATTCTGCCGAATCGCCGCGCCCTCACCCATGGCCCGGGAATTAGCATCTATTGTGACCGGCAGCGGCCCAAGGATTGGCCGGAGCATGAGCTTGCTGCGACCAAGATCCTGATCGCGCTAGAACCTGCGCGCTGTTGCGTGACGTGGTTGGGAGCGACCGGGCAGGAGCACAGCCGGATGATCGGCCAAGGAGACCTCGTGATTCTCGCTCCAGGTATCCGCCACACGAAGAGCTGGATGAATGAGGCGGGCATCATCATGCTCTACTTGAGCGAAAGCTGGCTGCGGCAGTTCAGCCAACCAGCCATCGAGGGGGTCATGATCGAGTCCTTGAGTGAACTAAACCTTCGCGATCCGCTGATCGGTGGGCTGACCAACGAAATTAGACAGACCTGCATCCCGCTACGTGATGACAGTCGGGCGCACGCCGTGGCGCTCGGACTTTGCTTGGCTTCCAGAGTCGTGCACTCGATTGCGCGAAGCCGGGGCGTGTCGCGTTCGGTAGTCCGCCGCCTGAGCCCTGATTCGATGCAACGGGTTGCGACCTACGTTCAAGCGCATCTGGCGGACCGGATTCCCGTGGCCACCCTGGCAAAGGAGGCCCGATTGAGCCCAAGTCACTTCAACGTGCTGTTCAAGGCGACCACGGACTTGACCTGTGAACAGTATATCCTGCGAACCCGACTGGCGCGCGCCAAAGCACTGATTGAAACCGGGACCTATACGGTCGGACAGGTCGCGCACATGACCGGCTTTGCTGATCACAGTCACCTCACCGTCCGCTTCACGAAGTTCTTTGGTGCGCCGCCACGTTCCTTTCTACCCGCGGTTCGGACCGTGTGA
- a CDS encoding ATP-dependent Clp protease ATP-binding subunit: METHLRSRLRGQDHVIGKAAAIFTRGEMGLVRRDKPRGTLLAVGPTGTGKTELVLLAAQHLFGPGHVCRLDLSEFQRDDALERLLGTGASDDGAIGRYVPVPAPRVWLFDELEKAHPKVFDLLIQLLEPGRLTLASGKVVSFLDDYVAFTSNVGAGEAMRMARSNPASIEQAVLRRLAECLRPEILARIPDKLVFGRLTPQIQREIAELHLQSEVARLGHAGYDLQISRDALEFLIREGFHPQLGARPLRQTIERHLQDAVVRSLFAHGAASGRIEVDASQNCLALRPL, translated from the coding sequence TTGGAAACGCACCTGCGTTCCCGCCTGCGTGGCCAGGACCATGTTATCGGTAAAGCCGCCGCGATCTTCACCCGCGGAGAAATGGGGCTTGTTCGACGCGATAAACCTCGGGGAACGCTTCTGGCGGTCGGTCCCACCGGCACCGGCAAAACCGAACTGGTTCTGCTGGCCGCGCAGCATCTGTTTGGTCCCGGTCATGTTTGCCGGCTCGATCTCTCCGAATTCCAGCGAGACGATGCACTGGAGCGGCTATTGGGCACGGGGGCATCCGACGATGGAGCGATTGGCCGCTACGTGCCTGTTCCCGCCCCGCGGGTGTGGCTGTTCGACGAGTTGGAAAAGGCCCACCCCAAGGTTTTCGACCTGCTCATCCAGCTCCTGGAGCCGGGACGACTGACGCTGGCGAGCGGCAAGGTCGTCTCGTTCCTGGATGACTACGTCGCGTTCACCTCCAACGTGGGAGCTGGTGAGGCCATGCGCATGGCTCGCTCCAATCCGGCCAGCATCGAACAGGCGGTTCTACGCCGTCTCGCCGAGTGTCTTCGCCCCGAGATTCTGGCGAGAATTCCCGACAAGCTCGTGTTCGGCCGCCTCACTCCCCAGATCCAGCGGGAGATTGCTGAACTACATCTCCAGTCGGAGGTCGCCCGGCTCGGGCACGCGGGTTACGATCTTCAGATTTCGCGCGATGCCTTGGAATTCCTGATACGCGAGGGATTTCATCCGCAACTGGGCGCCCGGCCGCTCCGGCAGACCATCGAACGGCATCTACAGGACGCCGTGGTCAGGTCGCTTTTCGCCCATGGCGCCGCGTCAGGACGGATCGAAGTGGACGCCTCGCAAAATTGTCTGGCGTTGCGGCCGCTCTAA